Proteins encoded in a region of the Misgurnus anguillicaudatus chromosome 9, ASM2758022v2, whole genome shotgun sequence genome:
- the tmsb gene encoding thymosin beta, translating to MADKPNMTEITTFDKTKLRKTDTQEKNPLPTKETIEQERQGESTP from the exons ATGGCTGACAAACCCAACATGACAGAAATTACAACTTTTGATAAAACTAAACTCAGGAAGACAGACACCCAGGAGAAGAACCCATTGCCAACCAAAGAAA CTATTGAACAGGAGAGACAGGGCGAGTCAACACCATGA